Within Topomyia yanbarensis strain Yona2022 chromosome 2, ASM3024719v1, whole genome shotgun sequence, the genomic segment ACATTTGAGTGCAGAATTGAATGGCGTAATTAGATTTCGTATACAAGGTCTCGATCTCAAGTTATGAATCTTTAAGGTCACTTTGTGTCTTCACTAATGTTATTGAAAGTGATATTTGAACAATTGGTTGAAGACATTGTAATTGTTGTATTTCCTTATTATAAACAgtaacattagaaaaacttgtTTGCAAGTGTTTTTTGGCAAATAACCTAATATAATTCGATATCCTGGATACATAGAGCATTCAAGCCTTCAATAAAGTTGTCTGCAATAGTAACTGAACAACTTTTCTAAAGTCATTTAATCTATAAGTAAGAAGGACTCATGTGCTTCTAACTCTACTTCAATGAAGACTTAGAGCAACACAATTTCACAGAATCTGCGATTTATGTAGCGATATAAAAAAATCCTAAAAGATGTTGTCAAGCTTAAATAATCCTCACATTTttcatatatgtatgtatgaagGACAGCCTCCTACGTGCCGATTGTTTAAGACCTCCAGCTCCAACATTCAATAGCGAATATCCCAAAAATGCACTGATAAGCGATTCACCCAATGCCGAATCGCTGAGAGCAATATCTTGAGCTTTTCTGTTCACGTCACGTAAAAAGCTTCTTCCTATACGATATCACGATATCACGTGTACTGGTAAATGGTTAGTGTGCTGAGACCTCCTAATGTTTTTCAGAAAGTTgaaggaaaatgataaaaaattgcGCTTTCAGTTTATCTCTAGTACGTCAGGATTTGATTTTATAAGAATTTGAAGATTACCAATTTTAAAAATAGCCACCTCAGGAGTTAAAAATTAAGAACAATGAAGATAAAATCAATCTTATAGCTATTTACGATGTACATTTGAGTGCAGAATTGAATGGTGTAATTAGATTTCGTGTACAAGGTCACGATCTCACGTTATGGATCTTTAAGGTCATTAAAACGGAAATAATATTGACTTTATATTTTCACTAAAGTTATTGAgagcgatattttttttatttcgtttatttgataggcacaaatgcgttagcttggcggtgccaaattcttttgttttaacattttggatatcttaaaactaggaggtcacaatgttgaatttttttttataatttaacgaatacgaggtttattatccaTATTTTCAGGAAATTTTTTCGAAACCCGTTCAGTTCCTGAAATAGTGATTCTTTCATGAATGTGCGAATAGATTTCTTTTACGAGCGGGGATGAGCTGAGACAGCTCCGAAACCAACGCCAGTTTCTAAAGTTAACAGCTGTTTGGCAGCAACTACCAATCACCGCTGTCTTGAAGATCAATATTAAAAAATCTCACTATTtcataacaaaaatataaattatattcaGTATACAAATTCATGAATCGGACAACACGATCAGCGGTTCAAAATTATATTCAGACAGTAGCCGGAAGAAAATCATTCTCTCATCCACATTTTCTCCCAGCCTAAAAACGTGCAAACCAACACGTCGTACGGAACTGCCACGACCATCCCTCCCTCTTGCTCATAAACCTGTGGGTACCGGGAGGTGTGGTTTCAGACCCACAAGCGTTTTTTTCCCTTCTCGATTGCTCTTTCCTCCCCTCACGCGTTAGGCCCGTCCGGATACGTCCCGCGAAATGTCTGTATTTGTTGAAAGTTTTGTGTGATTTACTTCGTGGGTCGTGATTTCTACAACCAATCCCTTCCCACCGGGTAGCAGTCCGCTAGCAAGTTCCGACCGAAGAGGAAACCCAAAAATAGGAAGATGATGAGATgaagaagattttttttgcattcgaaAGGGTTGAAATAGATTCTTGCAGAAATCGTTGAGGGTTGTAACGGTTTCTGCAGCATCCATTCTATCGAATCTAGCCGTTGGTGCGCCATATCTTGGTGCCGTTTGGTTCCTATCCAAACTTCTTAGCACAATAATGCGGCATTCTGTTTTGTCGAGCGGAAAGATGATGAAGAAATTAATGATTtagaaaaaggaaaaacaaGCAGCGTTATGAATGATAAAAGCATAAATTAGACAATCTTAGTTATAGAAGAGGGGGTAAAGTTTTGGGACCTATTTTGTTCGTTACTTCTGAAAATTCACGCTTTTATAGCATTGAAATAATTAGAATGCTTACTTATCTTGTTCTTCATcccctttttattttttttcagtggttGAAACTTCCACCCCGTCCAATGAGGCTGAGCTTCAGCTGTATCGAGTGCTACAGAGGGCAAGTCTGCTAAGCTATTATGACACTTTGCTTGAAATGGGTGAGTGATCTTTTTAACTAGTTTGCAGTAACCTgaaataacgattttttttgtttattcatTCAAGGTGGGGACGACCTGCAGCAGCTGTGTGATGCTTGTGAAGAGGAGTTTCTGGAAATAATGGCACTAGTGGGAATGGCATCGAAGCCTCTCCACGTAAGGCGCTTGCAGAAAGCACTTCACGAGTGGGTCACGAACCCGTCCGCCTTCCAAAGTCCTCTAGCAAGCGTAGACACACAATCACGGCTGACGTACAGTCCCGGACCAGGATCGATAGCACGTAGTGTCAGCAGTTACTCTGCAGCCCCGGCAGCAACGTCTAGCTTCATTGTGAATCCTTCATCCAGTACAAATCTACAGCCGTCTTCGTTAGGTCATCTAGCAACTAGTCTTAGTAGTAGCATTAGTAGCAACGTGGTCAGCCCAATCGGTTCAACCACGGCAAGTTCGTTGCAATTGACACCCAGCCTAACCGAGGATCAAATCATCAAAATTATTCAAGCGGCCGAACGACTGTCTCGAACGATACCTCGGCACCTCGAACCACGGCAGCAGAATGTAAAAAAACGGACAACCCGCGACCTAGAACAGGTGATCGCTATGAGCGAAAACGATCCCCGCCGAATGGAGGAAATACGAAAGTATTCCGCCATCTACGGCCGTTTCGATTGTAAACGGCGACCGGAGAAACCGCTGACTTTGCACGAGGTCTGCGTGAACGAAGCAGCTGCCCAAATTTGCAAATACGTTCCAGCTCTGCTGACCCGGCGGGATGAACTATTCCCGCTGGCACGGCAAGTTGTAAAGGAGTGTGGCTTTGGGCATTCCGCCAGCATACGACTGACTGGATTGTGGTaagtaaaataaattataatcaGATAGGATTGGTACAAAAATCTCCCCAAGGTACAAGTTGTTGTATGAATATACGTCCAGCAAATGGCAAAGCTGACATTGTGCAAACATCCTAATAAGggcttttattttttcttctattCACAAACAGCCAAACCCAAACTAGTCGGCACGATGAAATGGACACCTCGCAACAGATGAAGCGAGCCCGCCTCTCAAGTGATACCAGTTCCGATCTCGGAAAGGTACATACACCTTACCTCCCAAGACGGTGATCTGTGATAAGAACCCTCTAATGCTGCTTTTGGAGTGCTTTTGCTAACGCTAATAATCGCTTTGTTGAGCTTACACATTAGCCTTAATTTtgattaccattttttttttgcaatccaCCAATTCGGCAAAACATCCCAGAAATTACGCTTCTGTTTCTTCCGTTACAGCTTCCTCCCACAACGCAGTATATGTGCTTATGAGCTTCTTACCGCTGTGCTGCCTTACAATTAGCGCAAGAAACTCACCGCTGGAAACGCATCCACGGCGAGGCGCAATCGTTATTTGCTTATAGCCTGCTTTGCTTAGATCGCGCACAGAACCAATGGCTTCCGTTATTGTTGTTATTTGTTGCTTATAGAGTTGCAATATTAAGCATTTAAGTATCCTTTTATTTAcacttgtttatttatttgtttatatttttactattgttgttgttttgcatagttgtttttatttattatgttatTAGGAATTGCTGTAGTCGCTATAGTTGATATGCGCTAATCTGGACTAAACCGTTGTCTATTTTAGCACTCAACTCTTCTATTGTAGTGTAATGTAGTGCATGATAATCGCTTGAAGCTTTAGACTAAGAAagcataaaatttattttttattttttaatgtttacAATATCTAACCGCAAACACCCAAATGATGCTATTACCCTTTTGCTTGTGATTTTAATTATCGacacaatgaaaaaaatatataccaTTAGAAGTATTTTAATCAAGACTCTTGGAAGAGCAATAACTTCAGAAACAGTACGCGTAATTGACCGTACAGCTTATAGTAATATTTCGAAAAGTGAAGTGGAAGAAATCTAATTTCCTTCAAGATGGCAATAGACTTTTTCGACAAAAGAGAGATACTGTAAAGAATTTTCAAATCTCTCTTTCAGAACCAGTAAAAAATCGCTTCGTAGAAAGCTGTGTAGGCTCGAAATGAGATATAATTCTTACCAAAAGTGAACTTATATTTGTTACGCTTTGATGGGTTGATTAAGTATTCCTAAATCGGACTGTTATGAACCCTAACCTAAATGTacagtttacatatttttgaa encodes:
- the LOC131683554 gene encoding NGFI-A-binding protein homolog isoform X1; amino-acid sequence: MCLVNLQPGMEQTPVSSPTTVSSGVIVQSCAPVDDGSSLLGGASVSVGSLSDSNLSSTTAVHKPKITSSAAGSTTATPVKASSGALTTTSAATSCVPSPVLSPQRKVWGRNNNGTMVETSTPSNEAELQLYRVLQRASLLSYYDTLLEMGGDDLQQLCDACEEEFLEIMALVGMASKPLHVRRLQKALHEWVTNPSAFQSPLASVDTQSRLTYSPGPGSIARSVSSYSAAPAATSSFIVNPSSSTNLQPSSLGHLATSLSSSISSNVVSPIGSTTASSLQLTPSLTEDQIIKIIQAAERLSRTIPRHLEPRQQNVKKRTTRDLEQVIAMSENDPRRMEEIRKYSAIYGRFDCKRRPEKPLTLHEVCVNEAAAQICKYVPALLTRRDELFPLARQVVKECGFGHSASIRLTGLCQTQTSRHDEMDTSQQMKRARLSSDTSSDLGKENSDDNRDLSSTSLYQHMGDKPFDLTDSSKFSFTRSEFDDADSRFSFSNSSSSPVQTGNGIDRDLNDHDFPEHLRHAARSLIAHDSSLGVQVISSSGGHIIAVANPALALSPALSEAITIKREAISPDL
- the LOC131683554 gene encoding NGFI-A-binding protein homolog isoform X2; the protein is MCLVNLQPGMEQTPVSSPTTVSSGVIVQSCAPVDDGSSLLGGASVSVGSLSDSNLSSTTAVHKPKITSSAAGSTTATPVKASSGALTTTSAATSCVPSPVLSPQRKVWGRNNNGTMVETSTPSNEAELQLYRVLQRASLLSYYDTLLEMGGDDLQQLCDACEEEFLEIMALVGMASKPLHVRRLQKALHEWVTNPSAFQSPLASVDTQSRLTYSPGPGSIARSVSSYSAAPAATSSFIVNPSSSTNLQPSSLGHLATSLSSSISSNVVSPIGSTTASSLQLTPSLTEDQIIKIIQAAERLSRTIPRHLEPRQQNVKKRTTRDLEQVIAMSENDPRRMEEIRKYSAIYGRFDCKRRPEKPLTLHEVCVNEAAAQICKYVPALLTRRDELFPLARQVVKECGFGHSASIRLTGLCQTQTSRHDEMDTSQQMKRARLSSDTSSDLGKENSDDNRDLSSTSLYQHMGDKPFDLTDSSLPDPNLMTQILDLVLAIQVRHQFKLEMESTEI